A section of the Cytophagia bacterium CHB2 genome encodes:
- a CDS encoding ADP-ribosylglycohydrolase family protein — protein MLDQKTLHDRALGCLIGLAIGDSFGDAARTPDNHFLYGITTDFRPGVPAPGTDDTEFALLTADTLVQCKGELTLEHVLAAWRKHVISLEIMNRGGASEREAAANIRRGILPPLSGQYNSYHMSDGAAMRVAPIGIVCAGNPARAAHFAEIDASISHWREGIWGAQAVAAGVAAAMIGKPVDEIIAAALQAIPQDSWLSFAMQRALRI, from the coding sequence GCCCTGGGCTGCTTGATCGGCCTGGCCATCGGCGATTCCTTCGGCGATGCGGCGCGCACGCCGGACAACCATTTTCTTTACGGTATCACGACGGATTTCCGTCCCGGCGTGCCGGCGCCCGGCACTGATGATACGGAATTTGCGTTGCTCACTGCCGACACGTTAGTGCAATGCAAAGGGGAATTGACTCTGGAGCATGTGCTGGCGGCTTGGCGCAAGCACGTCATCTCTTTGGAGATCATGAATCGCGGCGGCGCCAGCGAACGAGAAGCAGCCGCCAACATTCGGCGCGGCATTTTGCCTCCGCTTTCTGGGCAGTATAATTCTTATCATATGAGTGACGGCGCTGCGATGCGCGTCGCGCCCATCGGCATCGTGTGTGCCGGCAATCCCGCGCGCGCCGCGCACTTCGCTGAGATCGATGCCAGCATCAGTCATTGGCGCGAAGGCATATGGGGCGCGCAGGCGGTGGCTGCCGGAGTGGCGGCAGCAATGATTGGCAAGCCGGTTGATGAGATTATCGCTGCGGCTTTACAAGCGATTCCGCAGGACTCATGGTTGTCTTTTGCCATGCAGCGAGCGTTGCGCATC